The genomic region TAACCAATCCAATACATGATAGCTGGTATGAGTCCTATGGCAAGCAGAAGCTCCACATCCCTGTGTTTTAGGTGACCAAGTTCATGGCCCAGTACCGCCTTTATCTCATCTGGAGTTAGAACCTTCAACAGTGGAAGAGTTATGGCAACCCTCTTTCCAGCTATTGGGCTTCCATAGGCGAAGGCGTTGGGGAACGGTACGTCAGCTATGTACACCTTGGGAGTGCCAATCTTGTTGTAAAGTGCTACCTCGTCCACAAGGTTGACTAACCATCCATATTGCGGATCAGTTGGGGTAACCTCTCTGGCCCTATACATGGCATTTATCAGGTATGGACCCACAAGCCATTGAATTATGTTAAATATACCAACTAGAATTAATGCACCCACAATGATGTAGGGAGTGAAGGATCCATATAGATAACCTAGCACCCCATAGACTAGGGCGAAACCGGCTACGAAAACTGCTAGACTCAGGAGAATCATTCCCAGCTTTAGCTTGATTGAGACCAAGTTCATCTGTATCAAAGTAAATGATACAAACAAGGGATAAAAAAGGTTTTCAAGATATGTCTTTACAAAAATGCTCGAAAACCGCTTTCCTGAGGTGGGGTTAGTTAAACTGGTAGGGAGACTCCCTCGCTCCTAGGATCCGCCACGGCTATGTGTAAGTCCCTCTTCGTTTTAAGTGCCTGAACTATCCCTACCTGTGGGGAAAATGGTTCCAGTTTAGTGGAAGGAGTACCCAGTCTGCTCTCTGCAACGACCTTGTTACCAGTGAACATAAAACGCGGTGCATTGACGGCTTCATCTATTTCCATCATGTAGTCAACATAATACTCTAGGACTTCCGAATGGATCTGTGGCCTTAAATCTCCACCCGCACAACCAATGATAAGTTCGTCGTCTCTTCCCTCAGCGTAGAGTATTGAGAGAGTATGAAGCGGACGCTTTCTTCCCTCAGGTTTGTTCCTTCCTTCGGTGAAATTGTCTCCGCGATTATTGAAGACTATGTCGTTAACCACAATCCCCGATCCGAAGGGTTGGAACAAGCTCTGTATGAAACCTACTTTGTTCTCCTCATCAGCTACGGTGAAAAAGGTAGTGTCCCCATCTTGGTTAACCTTTGCCTCCATCCCCACTTCCATCAGTCTTTGAGTCAGGTAGTTGTTATCAAGGAGAAAGGCTGGCAATGGATGAAATCTAGGGTCAGCAACGTACTGGTCCCTATCCTCGTAGGCTAGGGCCGAGATCCTAACATGTTCGTTTACTCTCTTAACGTCATTATAGGGCAATTTGTTTATCCCGGTCATCTCCACCATCCTGAGGATCTGTAGCGTAGTGATCCCTTGAGTATTGGGCGGAAACTCGTAAACGGTATATCCCTTGTAATTGGTCTTTAGCAACTCTACTCTTTCGGCCCTAAACTCCCGAAAATCGTCAAGTTCAACGGGCACCCCTCTCTTTCTAAGTCCCTCTACAAGTTTCTCTGCCACTTCCCCCTCATAAAAAGACCTGGGGTCCCTCGCAACACTCCTCAGTACTTCTCCAACTCCTCTGACCCTTATCCTATCCCCGAATCTCTTCCCTCCGTAAAGGGATTGCCAATCCTGGCTTAGCTTTTCTGAATTGACTATGGCGTGATGGAGCCCTCTCCCTACGTGAAATCCGTTAACTGCCAGTTTTATTGCTGGTTCAAGGAGTCTATCTAAGCTCATTGTAGTGTAATCCTCCATGGCATGCCAGAGTTCCACTAAACCTGGGATAACAATTGACCTGGGACTCCTAGGATCTATCTTGTCCTCTCCAATATTCTTGGGTGCCCATCCAGTGGAGTTTATGGCAATTATACCTTCAGGGGTCTTAGCTAGAAGTAAGCCATCCCCTCCTAACCCGCTCGTATGGGGTATCACAACGGAAAGTGTAGCGCTCACAGCTATTGCAGCATCAAACGCATTTCCACCCTGTTCAAGTATCTTTGCTCCCACGTAGCTCGCGACGTAATTCTGGGAGGCTACGACTCTCCTACCAGCGGCTGTTGGCATATTTCCTTAATAACGTGCTAAGAAATAAAGCTTAGATGATCCTTGCGAGTTTCCAAGGACTTTCTTGAAAAGGTAGAGAGGGATAGCTGTGTTCCGTATAGGGACAGCGAGGTTGTATGTCTTACGGAGGATCTACCTGGATCAGATAATGTCCCCGTGCAACTCGAAGTGGACCGAGAGGGTGGTAACGTGTTACTAAGACATGTAATTATGGACAGGGAAGACAATCCACTATATGTGGAGTACTTCATTGACAGGAACTTCCTAGAGAGCATATCCTCCACCAAGACCGTTAGTATACTTTTCGTGAACGTGGAAGGAGATATAAGGAAAAGATTCTCCATACCCCTGAGTGACGAGGATATACGACTGATAAGGAGTGAGATGAGGATTGGAAGTTAGGGAATTGCAAAATCGGTTAAGGGAGATGTATTTTGAGAAGGACAAGGAAAGGGGAATTTTTGGCACATTCACCTGGTTCACTGAGGAAGTAGGAGAGCTGGCCGAGGCCCTTCTACAGGGCAAGAGGGGATCCATAGAGGAGGAGTTGGCGGACGTTATAGCCTGGGCTATTTCAATAGCCAACCTGACTGGGATCGACGTGGAAGAAGCTTTAAAGAAGAAGTACGGATTGTGACACCATGGATAGTGAGGAGTTCTTTTCAGCACTGAGGGAGGCGTTGATAGATTCAAGGAAGCGGTTCTATAGGAACTTGGTATACATAGAGAAGACAGATTACCTAGAGGACCTGAGGCGCGTTCTTTCCCTGTTCAACGAAACTCAAGGGGGTAGTAGAAGGGCCTATGCCTTTCATCCTTGGGCTACTGGTTCCAAGGAAAGGCTTTCAGCGTTGAAGGACCTCCTGGGGCAGGTAGATGACATAGATTACTCCAGTTCTGAGTACTACCTAGGAAGGACATATGACCTTGTAGTCCTTGACCTGGTGGATAACTTCCAGCCAAACTATGTGGGCAGGCTTACCGATCTTACCAGCGGAGGCGGTCTGGTGGTAATGTACACTGATAATCTAACGCAAAATAAAATATTTCGAAATTCCATAGCGAGGAAGGGAATAGTCCACGATTACTATGAGCAGAGGTTCAGGAGGAAACTCAATGAACATGAAGGCATGTTTAGAATAGATTCTAGTTATGAGGCTAGGCCCTTCAAGGGAGAGGTCAAGCCCACAACCGAGAAAAAGCGTCTCAAGAGCATGTATTTCCCTAAGGAACTTCACGATCTCTGCCTCACCGATGAACAGGACAAGGTTCTAGAGGAGTTCAGGATCCTGTACAGGGGAGGTAAAAGGATCCTCGTGATAACTGCGCCCAGAGGGAGGGGAAAAAGCGCTGTCACTGGGCTAGGCATAGCGGCCTTGATAGCTGATTCCAATAGGGAGAGAACTAGGGTAGTGATAACAGCTCCGTCCCTCGCCTCAGCTTCGCAGATCATGGAGTTCGCCAAGAGGGGACTAGATACGCTTCAGGTCCCCAATGAGGCAGAGATGTCTGATATAGGAATAGTGAGGGCCATTAGAGGGGATAATTTCTCAGTTGTTTATGTCTCACCCGAGACGGCTGTGGGTGAAGACGGCACTTTCCTGGTTGTGGATGAGGCAGCTGCAATTGGGATAAATCTTCTAGCCCAGTATGTTAACAGATGGAGAAAGGTAGTCTTTGTCTCCACGGTATATGGCTATGAGGGATCAGGAAAGGCCTTCCTGAGATATCTTAAGAACATTCTAGAGGAGAAGAAAGCCTGGACACGTTGGCTAACAATGAGTAAACCACTTCGTTACGCAGAAGGCGACCCAGTGGAGAAATGGCTCTATGATGCCCTACTACTCAACCCTGAGCCCGCTAAACCTAAGAGCTTGGAATCGGTTGAATTCGTAACGTTAGACAAGGAGACACTCTTTCACGACGACGTACAATTGTCGCAGGCCTACGGCATACTGGTCTCAGCACACTATCGGAACAACCCCGACGACCTAATGATAATGGGGGATGGGCCACATCACATTCTGAAGGCAATTAGGGCTGAGGATGGGTTCATCTCAGTCTCCCAAATCTCCGAGGAGGGGAGCCTTTCGGATTCAATGATAGATCTTGCCCTCAAGGGAGGTACCTTTGATGGTGATCTTATTCCAGATAGACTATTGAAGCATGTTAGAATTAAGGAGTTTGGGAAGCTTTCAGGCTGGAGAATAGTGAGGATAGCCACGGTCCCTGAGCTTCAGGATAAGGGTTTTGGAAGCCAGCTTCTTCAAATGATACTTGAAGACGCTAAGTTACAGGGGGTGGACTGGGTTGGCTCCTCCTTCATGGGAGACCCCAAGGTTTTAAGGTTCTGGATAAGGAATGGCTTCATCCCGGTTCACGTCTCCCCCAAGAGGAATGAAAAGTTTGGGGACTTTCCCGTGGTCGTGATCTATCCAATATCTAATGTATCCAAAAGGATCGTGGGCATAGCCTCCCACGTATTCAAGGAGAAGTTGCTGAACACCATACATGACGTCTACTTTAACATGACACCTGACATGGCCATGCTACTTCTTCAGGGCAGTAAAGCTCACTTGGACGTTAGTGTAAGTAAGGTTTATCTAGCAAAGCTTGTAGCATTTCTACAGGGTACCAGTCCCTACGAGTCCTCTGCTGACGCCATTCACGTTCTCGTAATGAAGTACTTCTGGGACGGAAAGAGGGACTGGAAGCTAGATGATAACCTAGAGAAGGTTCTCCTGGCTAAGGTTCTTCAGGGAATGCCTTGGTCATATCTAAATGTTGTTATTGGAAAAGGGAGAACGAATTCCACGGAGGCAATACATGAGGCTGTGAGCATCTTAGCAAAAAGATATTATAACTTAGATGAGGAAGGAGAAATTGCAGTTTCGTTACAGGATTTAGGTGATGAGTTCACAACACGATGAATTGTGATATGATGCATCTCAACTGATCAGGCAACTATGGCTAGGGAGTTGAGAATTATCGCCACGACCGTCAATAGAGAGAATAGCTGGTGGAACCCGATAGACATACCAGGTTTCTCTGGGTTTTTGTTGATTGACCTATACACCCAAAGGCCAGCGCCTATTTCTAGGACAGTGAAGGCTAGGGTTAACCAGTAATGAAGGTAAATAACTGCAAACAGGAATATTACCGCAAGTAAACCGTGAATAGCCCAGGCCCACTGAATTTTCCCCTGAGGCTTCCTTACTTGACCAATGGGCCTAGACATTCTTCTTAGTCCTGTAACCACTCCTCCCATAAAGATGACGAAATACAGGAAGTGCGGTGGTATTATTGCCTGTTCAAGGAATTGAATAACGTTTACATGATAACCTAAACCCTCTAGGAAGATGAGAAGGTAAGTAACAAAGGTGGTATATGCAGCGATATCGTGAAGTCCTTGAAATATGGAGGGTAATTTCCCTGCTAGCACGTACAATGTTGCCATTCCCAAGAGAGCCGTAAACACTACCGCAACAAATCCTATAATGGTAATAAAAGATGGTGACATAATTAGGAACGCTAGGGAGATCAGTCCCACAATTGTGGCACTGATTCTGTGAAGAGCCTCAGGATCTCCCTTCATAGCCACCTGATGGATGTCTCTGGTGTAAGGCCATTTGGTACCCAAGGACAGGCCATAACCGTAGCCCTCAACTATACCACCTAATATCACAGTCATACCAGCTAAAATTGATGCAACAATTCCTAACGTGTATAACATGATATAGACTACGATTTCACCTGGTAAAATAATTTGATGAAATCGGAGTTAACAGTTTGAATGCTTATGTTCAGCGGGTGTAGTGGAGAGTCATGAAGTATGGCCTCATAGATGCAGGTCTATACTCGTGTATAATGTGCCCGGATGTGAAAGCAGAGAAACTACGCAATCTCATTCATTGTGATCTCAATAAGTTGAGGATCATCGAGGATGGCAGTGCATAACTCGTGTGGATATGGTTCCTGAAACTCTCACTCCCCTGGAGGACGTAAGTCTGAGTTGATGAGGACCTCCATAGACGATGAAGCTAGATGAAGCTATTTCTCCTCTCTACTATACTCATTACGACGGACTGAAGGTACTTCCCAAAGCTATTCTCCTCAACAAAAGGAATACTCACAACTATTTGAAAAAGTTTTTCTACATCTTTAGATACTGAGTATTCCTCAGGTACCTGGTTAATCACGAGTCCGAACTTGCTATAAAACTTCTCGCTATATTCTAGCGTTACCCCAAGGTTGAGGGGATCAGTAACAAAGAGAGGAAGTGAATCCGCATCCACTTTTATAATGGGATTATGCGGAACCGCACAAGAGAAATTATCTATCACTACGTAATCCCAGCTCTGAGAGTAAACCTCCTGCAACTTTCTACAGGCTATCTCTAGATCATTTGAATCTATTCTAAAAGGTTTCCTGAAGAGCTTAAGAATGCAAAGGTTACCTTCGCATAGCATCTCCCCATTTATCCACATCTTCCTCCCAAGGCCACAGGTAGGGGTTTTATCCACTATCAGAGTCTTGCCCAATTTAGCCAGTTCCCTAGACAGATGTAAGGCTACGCTTGTCTTCCCTACTCCTTCTTTGACCCCTAGTACATTTACTTTTATCAACAAGCAATAAGTTTTAGGAGAGCTATTAAAATCTTCAAGGCTGTATAGTTAACCGCTTGGAACCCATTTGCCGAGTTCCAGGATCGAAGTAATTTATTACCTCAAACGAGTTGAGATAAGTCGGTCCAAATGGATCCCTTTATGTCGAAGGTCTGGAAACTCATTGACCTTCAACTTCCGTTGGTCGTGACGGATGCTGAGACCTATCTGGTGAGAGAGGGTAATTTAACTCAAGAAGACTATGAGAAACTCAAGAATTCTACCAAATCTATAAAAATCTCCTACTATTCGGGGGATTTGAATAAACTTAAAACTTCTCTAAAAGAAGCATTAAATCAGTTAAAAACTATTCAACCTAAAAAACCCTTTCCACCTGAGATGAAAGCTAGGTTTGATGCTGTTATCAAAACGTTATCTGAGTTAGCTGAAACCGCACAGGCAACATCTTAATATAGTCATCGGCCTCTAAAGTCTAAATATTATAGAGATATCCCTAGCCTAGTCTGATACTTTTTTATTTTACCTTTAAGCCAACTACTAAGTTTTTAAGGGCTTTATCCTTTAAGCTTTCATGAAAACGAGGGATTTTTCCAGGGTAATTTTTTAAACTTTTAGGATCGAAAAGCTTAAAGGGAGATCATGAAGTTAAGCCGAGGCGTTATTTCTCTTAAGGAAGCTTATGGCCAAGCTATGGCAGTCACAGCCCCATTGGGAAGCGTGGTTTCTACGTCTACTGCAGCCATACTATACGCAGGTCATTCAGTGGTATTCACGACACTACTCGCTTTACTTGGAAGTGCCTTATGGATATACACTCTCACGAGTTATACGAGGAGGGTCGCCTCTCCTGGAGGCTATTATACCTTTGGTTATAGCGCTTGGAGGAATAAGACAGTGTCATTCTTTGAGGCGTTGACGGAGGTATTCGCTTATTCTCTATTAAATGCAGTGAACGCTATTACCTTATATCTCCTCGTGAGTATAGGCCTTCAGGTAATCGGGATCTCCCCTCCCTGGTGGGTTGAAGTTCTCGCGATAGGCCTCGGTTTAGCTTACCCAACTTTAATCTCACTCACGGACATTAAGAAACTACTGGGCTACGTGGTTACAATCAGTGCCTCTGCTGAGGTTGTTCTTCTACTGGCCCTTTTCATTCTCTCCTTATCTAAGCCATTTCATCCGGAGTATTTCACACCAGATGGAGTGAGCGGAAGTAACATCGCTCAGGCGTTTGTGCTCTCCATGGTTAGCATATCAGGAGCTGGGGCAGCTTCCTACCTTGGTGAGGAAGCCAAGAAGCCTTTCAAGACCATAACACAGGGCATGTGGTTATCCCTTGTTATAGGCGGTATTGCCATGTTTCTGGGGACATATGCCCTAGTGGCCTTGTGGAACGGCTCCCTCTCGGCTCTAGCCAATTCTCCTCAGCCTCTCATTTACGAGATGTTTCAGTACGGCAAGATACCCATGATAATAGCGTTAGTACTAGCTGCGAATAGTCTACTTGCCTCTAACATTGGCACTACCCTAGGATCGGCCAGAATTCTGTTTAACTTAGCTAGGGAGAAATCAGCACCAATGTTGTTAGCGAAGACAGCGAAGAATGGTGAGCCACTAGTTGCGACTATGATGATAGGAGGCCTCTCTACTTTGGTCGTAGTGGTTTCGGTTCTAGGCTTAGGCATATCCAATGCCTTCGCTGTAGTGAGCGTGATAACGGGAATATTCTGGCTTACTGGCAGGATTGTGGACGGCTTTGGGGTTCCAGTATTCTACTACAGGATAGGTCAACTATCCTGGAACACCTTGTTCATTCCCTTGATAGCTACTGCCCTGAACGTGTGGGGAGTTGGAGAGTCCCTTTCCTCACCTGACCTATTCACTATTTACACTCTCGTGGCCATACTCCTAGTAATCGGAGCCTGGTACTTTTTAATGGGAAGAAAGGGTAGGCCAGGCTCCCTCGTCGTTGACGAGAACAACCAGGTAATTACAATCGAGGAGTACATGGAAAGACTGAAGAAGAAAATTCCTAGTTAACCATTTTTATTCTGCATTTAGATACTTATTTGTTAATATGCTTCCCAAGAGAACCATTACAAGAGCAAACACGGCAAGGTATCCCAGGTAATTCCACGATGGGTCATTATAAAGCAACATTCCTCTGTTAAGTTCAGCAGCATAAGTGAGAGGGTTAACGTCGCTTATTGCCCTTAACCATCCAGGGAAGAAGGCCTTTGGAAAGAGAGCTGTACTAGAGAACATGAGAGGTAGATTTATCAGGTTTGATATAACTCCGGGTGCTTGCCAGTCAGCAGTCTTTAGGGTGAACATGGAATAGAGTGAGGAGAAACCCAATCCAACGAAAGCTAGAGATAGGAACAGGACTCCGAGCGAAAGTGGAGTAAGATTTAACCTTACTCCTAGGAAGTAACTGGCTACCAGTAGAATTGGAACCTGCAATAATCCCCTTGTCATTCCACCTAGCGTCTTAGCTAGAAAGACGTCGTATTTCGGTGTCGGGGTAATGAGGACTCTCTTCAAGTAACCGAACCTCTTGTCTTGGATAAGGCTCATGGAGCTGAACATCCCCACGAAAAGCATGGATATGGATAACTCACCGGGTAGAATGAAGGCTATGTAGTTGGTAGTGTGAAAGAAGCTTATTAGGACTTGAGAAGGTACACCAGAGAAACTGCTACCGAAGAACACTAGCCACATTATGGGCTGTGAGATTAGCATTATCCACATATACACGCTTCGGAATATCCTCTTTGCCTCCCTCATATAGAGCGCATAAAGTCTGTCTATCATCTTCTCGCCCTCCTTATCATGGCGTAGAACTTCCTGGCGTCAAAGTCCTGCTCCTCAATTGTTCCTCCCGTGAGATTTATGAAAACCGTGTCGAGGCTAGACTTGTTTATCTTAATGCCCTTGATGTTATCGCTTCCTATCGCCCTTATGACGTCCATTAGCATGGTCTCCGCATTGTTCACCTTTATCCTGACCTTGCCATTACTAACTACCGCATTCTCGAGCCCCACGTTGACGTTTGCCCCGTTCTTAAGCTCGATTTCTATTATATCCCCTCCATATCTGGCCTTCAATTCCTCTGGAGTTCCCAGTGCGATGATTTTCCCCTTGTTAATGATCCCTATCCTTGAACACAAGGAATCTGCCTCCTCCATGTAATGGGTAGTCAAGAGTATTGTCACCTGGTAATCCCTGTTTATTTCCCTTATCAGATTCCACATGGTAGCCCTGGTGTTCACATCTAGCCCAATTGTGGGTTCATCCATGAAGATCACTTCTGGGGAATTGAGTAGGGCCATGGAAACCTCTAGTTTCTTCCTCATTCCAGTGGAGAACTTTCCAGTCCTACGATTGGCGAACTCGAGGATTCCAAAGTACTTAAGAAGAGAGGTTGCCCTTTCCTTCCAGTTCTTGACTCCTGTGAGCCTGGCCTGAATTTCTAGGTTCTCCCAAGCAGTTAAGTCGTCATCCAGGATGACTTCCGAAGAGATCCATCCTATCCTCGACTTTACCTCTATTGGATTTTTCCTTATACTATACCCCGCGATTATTGCCTCCCCCTCCGTAGGTGGAGTTAAACCTGTGAGCATCTTGATGGTGGTAGTTTTCCCTGCCCCGTTCGGACCCAAAAGACCAAATATCTCCCCTTTCTCCACCTTGAATGAGACGTGATCAACAGCTACAAAATCTCCATATTTTTTTGTAAGATTTTCTGTCTCAATCGAATACATACCTGAATATCGGATTATAGACTAAAAAAGATATATCTCATTTTACCACGAGGACCGGGATATTTGATCTACTTACCAACTCACTGGACACACTTCCCAACACTATCTTCTTGATCCCGGTCAACCCCCTGCTCCCCGTCACAATGAGGTCACATTCAATCTTGTTGCAGTAATCTATGATCGCGGAGGGGACATCTGCGGATTCCAGGACCTTGGTGACCACCTTGTAGCCCTCAATCTCCTTCTTCACGGCGTTAAGGGCTTCCTCAGCTTTCTTGTCATTCTCAATTGTTACCTGTTCAGGACTTCTCGGAATTTCCTTCACAACGGTGACCATGTGAAGTTCATCAATATCCCTCATCAGTTTCAGGGCAAACAGTAACGCCTTCCTCGCGTAGTCTGACCCATCATAGGCTAAAACAATTTTCATGATTATAATATATCAACTTCATAGTATATGAGCTTTTTATCATGGTAATTAAAAAATTGTCACTTTAACCCTCTTTCACAACGCTTTGGGACGATACTTCTATGGGAGTCATGTTTACGTCGTAGCCCTTGAAGTACCAGGTAATGGTCGCAATGGCTCCTAGGGCCCATAGGGCGGTATTATATAGCACGTAAAGGAACGGGGAGTTAATAAAACTCGTAAAGTACACAGAGAGGGAGCTCAGAGTGATGGGAAAGACTCTAACGAGCCCTATCATGAAGGCCCTATTACTGCTTGGAAGGATTAGGGGTTCGTAAATGGTTCTCACAGCCCAGCCGAACTCACTAAAGGCCATGTTAAGGAGAAGGAGGCCGTAAAATAGGCCCATGTTACTGGAGACAGAGTTGATTGTGAGAAGTATTCCCAGGATCGTGACTGTCCCTCCCAGGAACGAGAAAAGTGAGAATTTCCTGCTCTTTACCCTGTTAACTGCGAAGCCCGCAATTACCCCAGCTACGCTAGCTCCTACGTTAGCAATAAACACAATGAAATTCTCCAGACTCGGGAAATAGAAATCTCCTATGTAGAAGGCCATGAGGCCGTAGGTCAGGTATTGCGATATGGCAATCGCAACCAAGAACCAGTATCTAGAGAGCAGGCTCAACTTGCTTACGTTCCGGTTCTCTTTGACCTCTTGTATCCTGTTCCCCAACTTGGAAAGTTCGGCCTCTACTCTCTCCCTAAACCCCTTCACGTATAGCCATCTAACGGACTCGGGTAATCTAAGTCTCACCGCTATGAGAAAACCTAAACCTACTAGTGCGGTGAGGGACAGGGAGAGCAACTCTAGAGTTGGAGCACTTGACGAGGCCGATACAAGAACAATTGCTGAGGCTACCATGGCCCCTATATTGTCAAAGTTTGGGGCAAGAACTAGAACCTGGTCCCTCCTCACGATGGGCATCATCTCAGCCGCATACGACAACATAACTGGAACTTCCCCTTCCACCCCAAGTACTCCTAGGACTATTCCAAAGGTTAGGGTGTAAAGTAGAGCGGGACTAGTGAGAGGAATCTTAGTGAATTGTGAAACCAGGGACACAATAGCTATAATGAGCGCTCCACTACCGTACATAGACATTGTAACAATAAAGGTCCT from Metallosphaera sedula DSM 5348 harbors:
- the htpX gene encoding zinc metalloprotease HtpX; amino-acid sequence: MNLVSIKLKLGMILLSLAVFVAGFALVYGVLGYLYGSFTPYIIVGALILVGIFNIIQWLVGPYLINAMYRAREVTPTDPQYGWLVNLVDEVALYNKIGTPKVYIADVPFPNAFAYGSPIAGKRVAITLPLLKVLTPDEIKAVLGHELGHLKHRDVELLLAIGLIPAIMYWIGYSLMWSGFLGGGGQRNGGSLYAWAVGIGLLVVSFIFQFFILAINRMREAYADFNSAKTIPGGTDDLERALAKITLAVDPRAVQRYRNKNNVMKMLFFTSTQPQEVYRDVDELINYWKTERVPWYADFFSDHPHPAKRIQMLEKLKYQ
- a CDS encoding gamma-glutamyltransferase family protein, which gives rise to MPTAAGRRVVASQNYVASYVGAKILEQGGNAFDAAIAVSATLSVVIPHTSGLGGDGLLLAKTPEGIIAINSTGWAPKNIGEDKIDPRSPRSIVIPGLVELWHAMEDYTTMSLDRLLEPAIKLAVNGFHVGRGLHHAIVNSEKLSQDWQSLYGGKRFGDRIRVRGVGEVLRSVARDPRSFYEGEVAEKLVEGLRKRGVPVELDDFREFRAERVELLKTNYKGYTVYEFPPNTQGITTLQILRMVEMTGINKLPYNDVKRVNEHVRISALAYEDRDQYVADPRFHPLPAFLLDNNYLTQRLMEVGMEAKVNQDGDTTFFTVADEENKVGFIQSLFQPFGSGIVVNDIVFNNRGDNFTEGRNKPEGRKRPLHTLSILYAEGRDDELIIGCAGGDLRPQIHSEVLEYYVDYMMEIDEAVNAPRFMFTGNKVVAESRLGTPSTKLEPFSPQVGIVQALKTKRDLHIAVADPRSEGVSLPV
- a CDS encoding MazG nucleotide pyrophosphohydrolase domain-containing protein; the protein is MEVRELQNRLREMYFEKDKERGIFGTFTWFTEEVGELAEALLQGKRGSIEEELADVIAWAISIANLTGIDVEEALKKKYGL
- a CDS encoding tRNA(Met) cytidine acetyltransferase TmcA; the protein is MDSEEFFSALREALIDSRKRFYRNLVYIEKTDYLEDLRRVLSLFNETQGGSRRAYAFHPWATGSKERLSALKDLLGQVDDIDYSSSEYYLGRTYDLVVLDLVDNFQPNYVGRLTDLTSGGGLVVMYTDNLTQNKIFRNSIARKGIVHDYYEQRFRRKLNEHEGMFRIDSSYEARPFKGEVKPTTEKKRLKSMYFPKELHDLCLTDEQDKVLEEFRILYRGGKRILVITAPRGRGKSAVTGLGIAALIADSNRERTRVVITAPSLASASQIMEFAKRGLDTLQVPNEAEMSDIGIVRAIRGDNFSVVYVSPETAVGEDGTFLVVDEAAAIGINLLAQYVNRWRKVVFVSTVYGYEGSGKAFLRYLKNILEEKKAWTRWLTMSKPLRYAEGDPVEKWLYDALLLNPEPAKPKSLESVEFVTLDKETLFHDDVQLSQAYGILVSAHYRNNPDDLMIMGDGPHHILKAIRAEDGFISVSQISEEGSLSDSMIDLALKGGTFDGDLIPDRLLKHVRIKEFGKLSGWRIVRIATVPELQDKGFGSQLLQMILEDAKLQGVDWVGSSFMGDPKVLRFWIRNGFIPVHVSPKRNEKFGDFPVVVIYPISNVSKRIVGIASHVFKEKLLNTIHDVYFNMTPDMAMLLLQGSKAHLDVSVSKVYLAKLVAFLQGTSPYESSADAIHVLVMKYFWDGKRDWKLDDNLEKVLLAKVLQGMPWSYLNVVIGKGRTNSTEAIHEAVSILAKRYYNLDEEGEIAVSLQDLGDEFTTR
- a CDS encoding ParA family protein; the encoded protein is MIKVNVLGVKEGVGKTSVALHLSRELAKLGKTLIVDKTPTCGLGRKMWINGEMLCEGNLCILKLFRKPFRIDSNDLEIACRKLQEVYSQSWDYVVIDNFSCAVPHNPIIKVDADSLPLFVTDPLNLGVTLEYSEKFYSKFGLVINQVPEEYSVSKDVEKLFQIVVSIPFVEENSFGKYLQSVVMSIVERRNSFI
- a CDS encoding APC family permease, translated to MKLSRGVISLKEAYGQAMAVTAPLGSVVSTSTAAILYAGHSVVFTTLLALLGSALWIYTLTSYTRRVASPGGYYTFGYSAWRNKTVSFFEALTEVFAYSLLNAVNAITLYLLVSIGLQVIGISPPWWVEVLAIGLGLAYPTLISLTDIKKLLGYVVTISASAEVVLLLALFILSLSKPFHPEYFTPDGVSGSNIAQAFVLSMVSISGAGAASYLGEEAKKPFKTITQGMWLSLVIGGIAMFLGTYALVALWNGSLSALANSPQPLIYEMFQYGKIPMIIALVLAANSLLASNIGTTLGSARILFNLAREKSAPMLLAKTAKNGEPLVATMMIGGLSTLVVVVSVLGLGISNAFAVVSVITGIFWLTGRIVDGFGVPVFYYRIGQLSWNTLFIPLIATALNVWGVGESLSSPDLFTIYTLVAILLVIGAWYFLMGRKGRPGSLVVDENNQVITIEEYMERLKKKIPS
- a CDS encoding ABC transporter permease gives rise to the protein MIDRLYALYMREAKRIFRSVYMWIMLISQPIMWLVFFGSSFSGVPSQVLISFFHTTNYIAFILPGELSISMLFVGMFSSMSLIQDKRFGYLKRVLITPTPKYDVFLAKTLGGMTRGLLQVPILLVASYFLGVRLNLTPLSLGVLFLSLAFVGLGFSSLYSMFTLKTADWQAPGVISNLINLPLMFSSTALFPKAFFPGWLRAISDVNPLTYAAELNRGMLLYNDPSWNYLGYLAVFALVMVLLGSILTNKYLNAE
- a CDS encoding daunorubicin resistance protein DrrA family ABC transporter ATP-binding protein; the protein is MYSIETENLTKKYGDFVAVDHVSFKVEKGEIFGLLGPNGAGKTTTIKMLTGLTPPTEGEAIIAGYSIRKNPIEVKSRIGWISSEVILDDDLTAWENLEIQARLTGVKNWKERATSLLKYFGILEFANRRTGKFSTGMRKKLEVSMALLNSPEVIFMDEPTIGLDVNTRATMWNLIREINRDYQVTILLTTHYMEEADSLCSRIGIINKGKIIALGTPEELKARYGGDIIEIELKNGANVNVGLENAVVSNGKVRIKVNNAETMLMDVIRAIGSDNIKGIKINKSSLDTVFINLTGGTIEEQDFDARKFYAMIRRARR
- a CDS encoding universal stress protein, which encodes MKIVLAYDGSDYARKALLFALKLMRDIDELHMVTVVKEIPRSPEQVTIENDKKAEEALNAVKKEIEGYKVVTKVLESADVPSAIIDYCNKIECDLIVTGSRGLTGIKKIVLGSVSSELVSRSNIPVLVVK